Proteins co-encoded in one Gossypium arboreum isolate Shixiya-1 chromosome 11, ASM2569848v2, whole genome shotgun sequence genomic window:
- the LOC108456119 gene encoding tetrahydroberberine oxidase-like: protein MKSLQFSMLLLSLVLAALLSFSTGALPQEDFLRCLSLRSNDSSTISSVIYTRNNPSYSTVLESTIRNLRFNSTNTPKPLVIVTPSRTSHFQATIYCSRKHGLQIRTRSGGHDYEGLSYVSKVPFVVVDLVNFRTVDVDVENRVAWVQAGAILGEIYYRIAEKSRTLAFAGGIFHSIGVGGYISGGGFGLLFRKYGTAGDNVIDAQFIDVNGRILDRKSMGEDLFWAIRGGGGGSFGIVLAWKLKLVPVPAIVTVFSVNRTLEQNATQLILRWQEIAHQLPDEMNPDVTMLSVNSTQDGSKTILASFSSLFLGTIDELLPIMQQRFPELGLSRQDCSEMSWIESVLYFNQLQNQPLEILLNRTFRTSVGGQYYKIKSDYVKEPISETALNGLFSRLSDEEASSAFIIFMAYGGIMDRIPEDATPFPHRAGNLYKIYYDVNWQEQDNVNSQKYIDWSRRVYNYMTPFVSKSPREAYANYRDLDIGSNNVGITSYRQASVWGRKYFKNNFDRLVQVKTKIDPQNFFKHEQSIPPLH from the coding sequence ATGAAGTCCCTACAGTTCTCAATGTTACTGCTTTCTCTTGTTTTGGCTGCTCTTTTGTCATTTTCAACGGGGGCTTTGCCTCAGGAAGATTTTCTTCGATGCCTTTCCCTTCGTTCAAATGATTCTTCTACTATTTCCAGTGTGATTTACACACGAAATAATCCTTCTTATTCAACTGTTTTGGAATCTACAATACGAAATCTTCGGTTCAATTCGACTAATACCCCAAAGCCTTTGGTCATCGTAACACCATCGCGAACATCCCATTTTCAAGCAACGATTTACTGTTCGAGGAAACATGGGCTCCAAATTAGGACCCGAAGTGGCGGCCATGATTACGAAGGTCTTTCGTATGTTTCCAAAGTCCCCTTTGTTGTCGTCGACTTGGTTAATTTCCGAACGGTGGATGTCGACGTTGAAAACAGAGTTGCATGGGTTCAAGCTGGTGCGATTCTCGGTGAAATTTATTATAGAATTGCAGAAAAAAGTAGAACACTCGCCTTTGCGGGTGGCATTTTTCATTCAATTGGAGTTGGCGGTTATATTAGCGGCGGAGGTTTCGGGTTATTGTTCAGAAAATATGGTACTGCCGGTGATAACGTGATTGACGCTCAATTCATCGACGTAAATGGAAGAATTCTTGATAGGAAATCTATGGGGGAAGATTTGTTTTGGGCAATtcgaggtggtggtggtggtagtTTTGGGATCGTACTTGCCTGGAAACTAAAACTTGTTCCAGTTCCTGCAATTGTGACGGTATTTTCCGTCAACCGAACACTCGAACAAAACGCTACCCAACTCATCCTTCGATGGCAAGAGATCGCTCATCAACTTCCCGATGAAATGAATCCCGACGTTACAATGTTGAGCGTTAATTCAACTCAAGACGGGAGTAAAACAATTCTTGCTTCGTTCAGTTCATTGTTCCTCGGCACCATTGACGAGCTTCTCCCAATTATGCAACAAAGATTCCCCGAGCTTGGATTATCAAGACAGGATTGCTCCGAAATGAGTTGGATCGAATCGGTCCTTTACTTCAACCAACTCCAAAACCAACCCTTGGAAATTTTGCTTAACAGAACTTTCCGAACCTCTGTTGGCGGCCAATACTACAAAATCAAATCTGACTACGTAAAGGAACCCATCTCCGAAACTGCATTGAATGGTTTATTTTCAAGACTTTCCGATGAAGAAGCCTCGTCGGCCTTCATTATCTTCATGGCTTATGGCGGAATCATGGATCGGATTCCTGAGGACGCAACACCATTCCCACATCGAGCTGGCAATTTGTACAAAATCTATTACGACGTGAATTGGCAAGAACAAGACAACGTCAACTCGCAAAAATACATCGATTGGTCAAGAAGAGTTTATAATTATATGACTCCATTTGTTTCGAAATCTCCCCGAGAGGCTTATGCCAATTATCGAGATCTTGACATTGGCTCCAACAATGTGGGTATCACAAGCTATAGGCAAGCAAGCGTTTGGGGTCGTAAATATTTCAAAAACAACTTTGATCGATTGGTGCAAGTGAAGACAAAAATTGATCCTCAAAACTTTTTCAAGCATGAACAAAGCATTCCTCCCCTGCATTAA